A stretch of the Notolabrus celidotus isolate fNotCel1 chromosome 3, fNotCel1.pri, whole genome shotgun sequence genome encodes the following:
- the ankdd1a gene encoding ankyrin repeat and death domain-containing protein 1A isoform X2 — protein MEDDLVSEDEILLVSEKELHDAAKRNDSEKLQELIRKGVDVKAKSKVDRKALHWAAGAGNEQALRLLLEHDTEVDEKDSFGMNALLLASWFGHLKILQVLVSYGAKLNCTNKDGLSMLHCAAQRGHINVLEFIMEDLEDVRLDRVDNSGKTALHLAAEHGQIEVSEFLIGMGCTHALKDKEENTATHLAAKFGHTEVLQKLIETGVDVDERNLDGLTALHQAAEGGHWECIKLLYESGCDINAQTNTSMTALHYVAQHGFDREAHLLLEARIYVNAINSQHNTPLHLAVFNNHTEVVRLLIDADCDLDINDSRQQTALHIAAEHGWQDLAEMMLISGVNLNLTDKGKTCLDVAARGNHVILVDMIIKADRFYKWEKDQMGSGQDSWVGRNLSFKQDHQSETQHIRSVLWSLATKHLCRGEWKILAQHWEFSDAQIRAIEHQWTGMKSFKEHGHRMLLIWFHGVVVAGENPIKGLYEGLVEISRTDLAETVRQKANAETSSTKTCSAM, from the exons ATGGAGGACGACCTGGTGTCAGAGGATGAAATCT TGCTGGTGTCAGAAAAGGAGCTCCACGATGCTGCAAAGAGAAACGACTCAGAGAAACTACAGGAACTGATCAGGAAGGGTGTAGACGTCAAGGCCAAGAGCAAA GTTGACCGGAAAGCTCTGCACTGGGCAGCAGGAGCAGGGAACGAACAGGCTCTCCGCCTCCTCCTGGAACATGACACAGAAGTTGATGAGAAGGACTCt TTTGGGATGAATGCTCTGCTGCTGGCTTCCTGGTTTGGTCACCTTAAGATCCTGCAGGTTCTGGTGTCCTATGGAGCAAAGCTCAATTGTACAAACAAA gatgGTCTCAGCATGCTGCACTGCGCTGCTCAGCGAGGCCACATCAATGTCCTGGAGTTTATCATGGAGGACCTGGAAGATGTCCGTCTGGACAGAGTTGACAAT TCAGGAAAGACGGCTCTTCACCTTGCTGCTGAACACGGGCAGATTGAAGTGTCAGAGTTTTTGATCGGGATGGGTTGCACGCATGCTCTGAAGGACAAG GAAGAGAACACTGCCACACATCTAGCAGCCAAGTTTGGGCACACAGAGGTCCTGCAGAAGCTCATTGAGACTGGAGTGGACGTCGATGAAAGAAACCTT GACGGTCTCACAGCTTTGCACCAGGCAGCTGAAGGAGGTCACTGGGAATGTATCAAACTGCTGTATGAGTCCGGCTGTGACATCAACGCTCAAACCAAT ACGAGTATGACCGCTCTGCATTATGTGGCCCAGCATGGCTTCGACAGAGAGGCCCATCTGCTGCTGGAGGCAAGAATATATGTCAATGCTATAAACAGT caacacaacacgCCTCTGCACCTCGCTGTGTTCAACAATCACACAGAGGTTGTTCGGCTGCTGATCGATGCTGACTGTGACCTGGACATCAATGACAGC AGACAGCAGACGGCTCTACACATAGCAGCAGAGCATGGCTGGCAGGACCTGGCTGAGATGATGCTTATCTCTGGTGTTAACCTCAATCTGACTGACAAG GGTAAAACATGTCTGGATGTGGCAGCAAGAGGAAACCACGTCATCCTGGTGGACATGATCATCAAAGCAGACCGTTTTTATAAATGGGAGAAA GATCAAATGGGCAGCGGGCAGGACTCCTGGGTGGGGAGAAATCTGAGCTTCAAGCAGGACCACCAGTCAGAGACTCAGCACATCCGCTCAGTCCTGTGGAGCCTGGCCACCAAGCACCTCTGCCGTGGTGAATGGAAGATTCTGGCACAGCACTGGGAGTTCAGTGATGCACAGATACGAGCTATAGAACATCAGTGGACAG GTATGAAAAGCTTCAAAGAGCACGGTCACAGGATGCTGTTGATCTGGTTTCATGGAGTGGTGGTGGCAGGGGAGAACCCCATCAAAGGCCTCTACGAGGGGCTGGTGGAAATCTCACGGACAGACTTGGCAG
- the ankdd1a gene encoding ankyrin repeat and death domain-containing protein 1A isoform X1, with protein sequence MEDDLVSEDEILLVSEKELHDAAKRNDSEKLQELIRKGVDVKAKSKVDRKALHWAAGAGNEQALRLLLEHDTEVDEKDSFGMNALLLASWFGHLKILQVLVSYGAKLNCTNKDGLSMLHCAAQRGHINVLEFIMEDLEDVRLDRVDNSGKTALHLAAEHGQIEVSEFLIGMGCTHALKDKEENTATHLAAKFGHTEVLQKLIETGVDVDERNLDGLTALHQAAEGGHWECIKLLYESGCDINAQTNTSMTALHYVAQHGFDREAHLLLEARIYVNAINSQHNTPLHLAVFNNHTEVVRLLIDADCDLDINDSRQQTALHIAAEHGWQDLAEMMLISGVNLNLTDKQGKTCLDVAARGNHVILVDMIIKADRFYKWEKDQMGSGQDSWVGRNLSFKQDHQSETQHIRSVLWSLATKHLCRGEWKILAQHWEFSDAQIRAIEHQWTGMKSFKEHGHRMLLIWFHGVVVAGENPIKGLYEGLVEISRTDLAETVRQKANAETSSTKTCSAM encoded by the exons ATGGAGGACGACCTGGTGTCAGAGGATGAAATCT TGCTGGTGTCAGAAAAGGAGCTCCACGATGCTGCAAAGAGAAACGACTCAGAGAAACTACAGGAACTGATCAGGAAGGGTGTAGACGTCAAGGCCAAGAGCAAA GTTGACCGGAAAGCTCTGCACTGGGCAGCAGGAGCAGGGAACGAACAGGCTCTCCGCCTCCTCCTGGAACATGACACAGAAGTTGATGAGAAGGACTCt TTTGGGATGAATGCTCTGCTGCTGGCTTCCTGGTTTGGTCACCTTAAGATCCTGCAGGTTCTGGTGTCCTATGGAGCAAAGCTCAATTGTACAAACAAA gatgGTCTCAGCATGCTGCACTGCGCTGCTCAGCGAGGCCACATCAATGTCCTGGAGTTTATCATGGAGGACCTGGAAGATGTCCGTCTGGACAGAGTTGACAAT TCAGGAAAGACGGCTCTTCACCTTGCTGCTGAACACGGGCAGATTGAAGTGTCAGAGTTTTTGATCGGGATGGGTTGCACGCATGCTCTGAAGGACAAG GAAGAGAACACTGCCACACATCTAGCAGCCAAGTTTGGGCACACAGAGGTCCTGCAGAAGCTCATTGAGACTGGAGTGGACGTCGATGAAAGAAACCTT GACGGTCTCACAGCTTTGCACCAGGCAGCTGAAGGAGGTCACTGGGAATGTATCAAACTGCTGTATGAGTCCGGCTGTGACATCAACGCTCAAACCAAT ACGAGTATGACCGCTCTGCATTATGTGGCCCAGCATGGCTTCGACAGAGAGGCCCATCTGCTGCTGGAGGCAAGAATATATGTCAATGCTATAAACAGT caacacaacacgCCTCTGCACCTCGCTGTGTTCAACAATCACACAGAGGTTGTTCGGCTGCTGATCGATGCTGACTGTGACCTGGACATCAATGACAGC AGACAGCAGACGGCTCTACACATAGCAGCAGAGCATGGCTGGCAGGACCTGGCTGAGATGATGCTTATCTCTGGTGTTAACCTCAATCTGACTGACAAG CAGGGTAAAACATGTCTGGATGTGGCAGCAAGAGGAAACCACGTCATCCTGGTGGACATGATCATCAAAGCAGACCGTTTTTATAAATGGGAGAAA GATCAAATGGGCAGCGGGCAGGACTCCTGGGTGGGGAGAAATCTGAGCTTCAAGCAGGACCACCAGTCAGAGACTCAGCACATCCGCTCAGTCCTGTGGAGCCTGGCCACCAAGCACCTCTGCCGTGGTGAATGGAAGATTCTGGCACAGCACTGGGAGTTCAGTGATGCACAGATACGAGCTATAGAACATCAGTGGACAG GTATGAAAAGCTTCAAAGAGCACGGTCACAGGATGCTGTTGATCTGGTTTCATGGAGTGGTGGTGGCAGGGGAGAACCCCATCAAAGGCCTCTACGAGGGGCTGGTGGAAATCTCACGGACAGACTTGGCAG